aaagtgcatctggcctatacaatgacttgcggtggctagccgatcaagtaagtgcttttatcctcccagacgagcctttcatccctccgggctcgataaattggaagagccaatttatcgagcccggagggatgaaaggcctgttgagcactagggcggattcgaacctccgatagattgtgcaggaagcggaacctttaaccgccacactacacccgccccaacattataaaacatataaataaacataaacaataagTAAACATATAGATATAAACATTATAATATGTATAATTAAATAAGATATGTAGAATGtaaggcgggtgtggcgcagtcagtaagagatTGTGCTGTGTTTGcttcgatcgatggttcgaaatcccctagtgccaaccaagctctTCATTCTTTCTGAGTCGATGACCTGGAAcaggacttgtctgggaggacttATTGACTTCacatatcggctagccacctCAGGTCTGATTGTGTAGACTAGACAAGCATtcataagcctcaaacgattctggactgaagtgaacgtttaATTTCATCctattgaaataaatttctacaCCTTACACGATAATTTTCAGATCTACATACTCAAAAACTTTGCAGAATTGGACATTACAAAATCTCAACAAAACTATGTAGTCACCTATTCTTCTGCAGTATTTCAGGTTTGAATCATTTCAATTACATTCCCTATTTATCGCGTTTATCTTTTATACTTATTTAACTAATGATATCTCTAGGTATCAAAATTCGCTCTCTACATACTTACGGGTCAGGAATTTCGGGATTGTTTACGAAATGTTATCAAGGATAAGAACTGTTCTGAGCAAACAGTGTTTGTGAACCAAGTATCCACGGTTAAAGCAAATTCATCAAGAAGATAACAATAAGGCCATATAGAGTATTCTTCGAAaatgtatatttattataatgaAATATGTGTATTTAACATTTATATTTCACCGTTATGGAAATAGCGAATACATCAAGCGGACATCAAGGATAACGTGTTCTGATTGAAAACGAGATCTATTCGGGAAACGTTTATAAACGACGCAAGAGTCAAACAATTGCAGTTAGCAGTTCATTTATCACTAAGTTCGGGATTCATTTGTTCCATTAGGTGATCCAGTTTCTCCTCTAAAATCTTTACAATCTCGCGGTCGATGAACAAATGAGTCTCGTCCAGTTCCTAGAAGTCAAGCATGACTTAAAATCCCGAAAAGCTCCGAAATCTGTTTTGAAACGGGaccaaaacagaaaagaatggGCATATATCAATTTTTATAGCGCATAAGCAGTAACGTTTCGatcaaaacatcaaaaaattcgtaaaaatATTGCAGGCGGCAGACTTTCGGATTACAGGATAGATATGAAACATGAAATTATGAGTTCACGGTCTAAATTAGAAAACAGAAAGCAAATAACTCAAttcgctgcaaaaaaaaaggaaatcaatcTTGAAAACAATTCATGCTTTGAACCaattagaatttttcgaaatatttaaGCACAAATATCCACTCACTGCTTACTCTATTAACTTGTTATTGTTCTGGATTCCATGTTTACAgcaaatcaatttaaaaatccATAGAATTACTACATAAGACATGAAGCGCGGCGCGACTCGAAGTGGCGCTGTGAACCTTTTGCTCTCTTCAGTCCGCTCGGAGCTAGCGAAAGCTCTATTTCGATCGCATAAGCTCGCACGACTGCACTACGCTTCAGGTTGTTGTGACCAGACTGTCACAGATAAAATAACTACTgcttctaaaaatttcaagcAACAAATGGCTATTTGAGGGGTATAAGCCCAGTATCCATACAAATTTACTCCCCCGTGAATCGTAACGGATAATTAAACACAGCTTTCAAATTCAGCCCCGAAATAAACAGCCGCAGTTGCGCTCTCAGTTTCTGATTAACTGTAAGGTCTTATCTCTTCTGTATAGtaatgtaataatgtaattTCTCCACTATTATTAGTGTTTTGCGCCTCAATAGCTTCCTGGTACCATTTTTGTGGTAACACATGAGAAATATCTGGGTTTTCATTGTGCACTCTCATTACAAGGTCATTATATATGCGAGATGTAATTTGGTGCTAGAATTAGCCATTCTCGCCCCTTTCAGTACTCATTTTCTTCGATAGAACTTAATAATCTTAGATAGATAATATTACTTTAACCAAGTAAACTGCTACCATTTTCTTTTGCGGTCTTGGCACACTTCACGGTGTATGAAAtctaagaaaataatatagGAAATAATATATGAGGGAAATAAATATCGCCACATACCTTCACAATAAACTTGCTTCCCAACGTCCTCGACTCATCTAAATGCATCAAAAGTTGCCGCATAGCGGGGTCACATGTGACTAACACGCCTTTTTTGACGTTTACCATCTAAATTTAAGTAACACAATACAACAGTTTAATAGAAgaatacagaaagaaaaaactaatgaaaaatgaaaatggaagtAAAAATACCGTGAGTAATAAACTCGATGAAATGAACAAGTTACAGCGATTGTACTCTTTATTTAAATAACTATTCAACAGTAAACAAATTCGCTATTTAACGGTTCCAAAACAACCTATATTATATGCTATATTTCTTGGTGCGCGATCGAAGATACCTATAATAAGCTTCCATATGTTCCCATCCATTTTTCAGCTTCTCTCGTGTTCGGAACGGCGGTGGAGCGCCCTGGAACTTCctcataaaatggaaatggaTTCGATAAAATGTTTCTAAGAACGAGATTTACCTCTTCAAGTCgaacaaaaatgtgaatatACCGATATCGAATGGTGCACCAATTTTCATGAGCGTGACGTCGAGTACCTAAAAAATCCATGTTGTCGACAACTTCACATGAGCTCCTTAGAAAGGATTAGTGAGACTTCAATATTGAACAATTTGCTTtaggcaaaaaaaacaataatacaaCATAAGGGAAGcggaaaacttgaaaatctcccaaAATTTCCCCGGAAATATTTACTATCCATCGTAAACTATCTATTTACCAAATTaacgaaataataaaataatagtagtcgAGTATTCGTTCTGAATGCATCAGCAGCACACAAACAAGAGAGAAACTGCAACAGTACTACTCACAAGTCCAGATAGTTTTCAGTGAAATACAAGTAAATGAGTAGATCAGTTAAGAAATAACAATGAACAATTACTAAAAGAATATTGAACGGAATACCCGTGAAAATGTGCGAATATCGATGGAGATGAAAATAATCCCAGAATGTAATCCACAAGAAAACACTCACTGGAGGAAGAAACGCACGATGCTAAATAAAGTTCATGTTCACCTCACCTTTAATAATATTCGTCTGAACAGGAAAAGCATCCGCCACATACATATCGGAAGGAAATTCTATGTGAAACTCGTTTGCTGCTCGTTCTTTGGCCTCCGCTAGCACCTCACCAAGTATTTTGCAACTCTAAACAAGAGGAAGAAACTAATGTTTTCGTAATATAAGTGACATCCTAAAAAGAGAACAATATGATGAACAGGCACCTTTAATTGCTGGAACTGTAGTTGTGTGATTGCATAGTCGACATTTGTTCGCCACACGAGTTGGCACGCTTGCCACATACGTTTCGGAGAGAAATGCACCTAAATATCCACATAAAGTTCAGGGAGCGATTATTCTCTCGAACAGATCCACATTATTTCCTAATAGTTGCACTTTCTAATACTTCATGTATGTAGAAGTAATCACACAACAATTAAAGGataaacaataattttctgcaactacatgttttcaaaatacaaaaagCGATAAATTATACATTAGTAGATCCctgtaaaaaatgaaaatgatatgTGTTGAAAGGGATCAATCGATAAAATCTTACTGATTCTCGGCAGTGAAACACCTCCCTGAGTTTCGGTAATCCTGTTTCCGGAACAACGTAGTTGGGAGGCCataccacctgaaatcagaaCCAGATGTTACAAAGTGATAGAAATTGGTACCTCCATATTATCGAGCATGTATAATATCTTTTTAACTCAGAGAGAATTCCTTTAATATTTCCATGTTAAAACGTGAGCATTACTTCTGTAACTCAATAATACTACAGGAAATTGAATaacaggcaaaaaaaaaaaacatgcccCTTTATCTTATGATTCTCATCAGAAAACCTCGTCCAGTTagaaacaaagaacaaaagcacaaagaaatagataacatcgcaaaaaaggaagaggcAAGAATCCGAGGAAAGAATATCCGCGTAGAAATGCACCTTGTTGTAATATTCCCACTTCTCCGGCGTAATCCCGTAATTTCTTAAAGGGTCAGGGAACTCAGCATCCTTATTAGGCTT
This window of the Necator americanus strain Aroian chromosome III, whole genome shotgun sequence genome carries:
- a CDS encoding hypothetical protein (NECATOR_CHRIII.G9106.T1), yielding MLARGLRCLSARWAHSNLQKPIDIATTSIAPGSKEAWERRLELRKPKLQRDEVLSSKVYYAPEWELDKKPNKDAEFPDPLRNYGITPEKWEYYNKVVWPPNYVVPETGLPKLREVFHCRESVHFSPKRMWQACQLVWRTNVDYAITQLQFQQLKSCKILGEVLAEAKERAANEFHIEFPSDMYVADAFPVQTNIIKGTRRHAHENWCTIRYRYIHIFVRLEEGAPPPFRTREKLKNGWEHMEAYYRYLRSRTKKYSI
- a CDS encoding hypothetical protein (NECATOR_CHRIII.G9105.T1), which translates into the protein MVNVKKGVLVTCDPAMRQLLMHLDESRTLGSKFIVKELDETHLFIDREIVKILEEKLDHLMEQMNPELSDK